From Vreelandella neptunia, the proteins below share one genomic window:
- the thrS gene encoding threonine--tRNA ligase translates to MPIVTLPDGSQKTFEAPLTIMQLAESIGPGLAKACIAGKIDGVLVDAADLIEQDATVAIITARDAEGLEIIRHSCAHLIGHAVKQMYPEAKMAIGPVIEDGFYYDIEFGQSVTPEDLEAIEARMQSLIEREYDVVREYVDRDQAMLTFLHRDEPYKQEIVRDIPDDATIRLYHHEEYTDMCRGPHVPNTRHLKAFKLTKLAGAYWRGDAANTMLTRIYGTAWGDKKQLKAYVKRLEEAEKRDHRKLARRLDLFHMQEEAPGMIFWHPNGWALWQQIEQYMRGVYKEGGYQEIRCPQIMDVSLWKKSGHWDNYADGMFFTESEKREYALKPMNCPGHVQVFNSGLRSYRELPVRFGEFGGCHRNEPSGALHGIMRVRAFTQDDGHVFCTEAQVEPEVTAFHRQALKVYGDFGFDDIAIKIALRPEKRIGSDEVWDRAEDALRSALKSCGVEWQELPGEGAFYGPKIEYHMKDCLGREWQVGTMQVDFMMPERLGAQYVTEEGQRKSPVMLHRAIVGSMERFIGILIEHYAGAMPLWLAPQQAVVMTITDSQREYALELEKRLQKSGLRVKADLRNEKIGFKIREHTLQKVPYLLVVGDKEVEADSVAVRTRSGENLGTMTVDEFIERHTAERAALATSSIA, encoded by the coding sequence ATGCCTATTGTTACTCTGCCCGACGGCAGTCAAAAGACGTTTGAAGCACCGCTAACCATTATGCAGCTCGCAGAATCCATTGGCCCTGGTTTGGCTAAGGCCTGCATCGCTGGAAAGATCGATGGTGTGCTGGTAGATGCCGCTGACCTGATTGAGCAAGACGCAACGGTGGCGATAATTACTGCCCGGGATGCTGAAGGGCTGGAAATTATTCGCCACTCCTGCGCTCACCTCATTGGGCATGCGGTTAAGCAGATGTACCCCGAGGCCAAAATGGCCATCGGGCCAGTTATTGAAGACGGTTTCTACTACGATATTGAGTTTGGTCAATCCGTTACACCGGAAGATCTGGAAGCTATCGAAGCGCGTATGCAGTCACTGATCGAGCGTGAGTACGATGTGGTGCGCGAGTATGTTGATCGTGACCAGGCAATGCTGACCTTTTTGCATCGTGATGAGCCCTACAAGCAGGAAATTGTTCGCGATATCCCTGATGATGCGACGATCCGGCTTTATCATCACGAAGAGTACACCGACATGTGCCGCGGGCCGCACGTGCCTAATACTCGCCACTTAAAAGCCTTCAAACTAACTAAGCTGGCGGGGGCCTATTGGCGCGGAGACGCTGCCAATACCATGCTGACGCGTATCTACGGCACCGCATGGGGCGACAAGAAACAGCTTAAGGCTTACGTCAAACGTCTCGAAGAGGCGGAGAAGCGCGATCACCGTAAGTTGGCGCGTCGACTGGATCTCTTCCACATGCAGGAAGAGGCGCCGGGGATGATATTCTGGCATCCAAACGGCTGGGCGCTATGGCAGCAGATCGAACAATATATGCGAGGCGTCTACAAAGAGGGTGGTTATCAAGAAATACGCTGTCCTCAGATTATGGACGTTTCACTATGGAAGAAATCAGGGCACTGGGATAACTACGCGGACGGCATGTTCTTTACCGAGTCCGAAAAGCGTGAGTATGCTCTCAAACCGATGAACTGCCCTGGACACGTTCAGGTGTTTAATTCCGGCTTGCGAAGCTATCGCGAATTGCCCGTACGTTTTGGTGAGTTTGGTGGATGCCACCGTAACGAGCCCTCGGGTGCATTGCACGGCATTATGCGTGTACGGGCATTTACGCAAGATGATGGCCATGTTTTTTGTACAGAAGCTCAGGTTGAGCCTGAAGTAACTGCTTTTCATCGCCAAGCGTTGAAGGTTTATGGCGATTTCGGCTTTGATGATATAGCTATTAAAATTGCCCTTCGTCCAGAAAAACGTATTGGAAGTGATGAAGTTTGGGATCGGGCAGAGGATGCGTTACGTAGCGCATTAAAAAGCTGCGGCGTTGAATGGCAGGAACTTCCTGGCGAAGGTGCGTTCTACGGCCCCAAGATCGAGTATCATATGAAAGATTGCCTGGGGCGTGAATGGCAGGTCGGTACCATGCAGGTCGATTTTATGATGCCAGAGCGTCTTGGCGCTCAGTATGTGACCGAAGAGGGGCAGCGCAAGTCGCCGGTAATGCTGCATCGTGCTATTGTTGGTTCCATGGAGCGCTTCATTGGCATCTTGATTGAACATTATGCTGGCGCTATGCCATTATGGCTGGCGCCTCAGCAGGCGGTTGTCATGACTATCACCGATTCCCAGCGTGAATATGCGCTTGAATTAGAGAAACGCCTGCAAAAAAGTGGCTTGCGTGTTAAAGCGGACTTGAGGAACGAGAAGATCGGCTTTAAAATCCGTGAGCATACGTTACAGAAAGTTCCCTATCTCCTTGTGGTGGGAGATAAGGAAGTCGAAGCTGACTCAGTGGCCGTGCGAACACGCAGCGGCGAAAACCTCGGTACAATGACGGTCGATGAATTTATTGAACGCCATACTGCCGAGAGAGCAGCCCTGGCGACATCGTCAATTGCCTAA
- the rplT gene encoding 50S ribosomal protein L20 produces MTRVKRGVVARRRHKKVLKLAKGYYGARSRVFRVAKQAVIKAGQYAYRDRRNRKRQFRALWIQRINAGARVNGMSYSRFVGGLKKAGIEIDRKVLADLAVHEKAAFAAIVEKAKAAQ; encoded by the coding sequence ATGACTCGAGTTAAACGTGGCGTAGTAGCGCGTCGTCGCCATAAAAAAGTATTGAAGCTTGCTAAAGGTTACTACGGTGCCCGTTCGCGCGTTTTCCGCGTTGCCAAGCAGGCCGTTATCAAAGCAGGTCAGTACGCCTATCGTGACCGTCGCAACCGTAAGCGCCAGTTTCGCGCGCTATGGATCCAGCGTATTAACGCCGGTGCGCGCGTCAACGGTATGTCTTACAGCCGCTTTGTGGGCGGTCTTAAGAAAGCCGGTATCGAAATCGACCGTAAAGTATTGGCCGATTTGGCAGTACACGAGAAGGCTGCATTTGCAGCCATCGTGGAAAAAGCCAAGGCTGCCCAATAA
- a CDS encoding integration host factor subunit alpha, whose translation MGALTKAELAEHLHAELAMSKREAKAMVEAFFEEIRACLRENEQVKLSGFGNFDLRDKRERPGRNPKTGEEIPISARRVVTFRPGQKLKQQVEQYVGGE comes from the coding sequence ATGGGTGCGTTGACCAAAGCAGAGCTAGCCGAGCATTTGCACGCTGAGCTAGCAATGTCGAAGCGAGAAGCGAAGGCCATGGTCGAAGCTTTTTTTGAAGAAATTCGAGCCTGCCTTCGTGAAAACGAACAGGTAAAGCTATCGGGGTTTGGTAACTTCGATCTGCGTGATAAGCGCGAGCGACCGGGACGTAACCCCAAAACCGGTGAAGAGATCCCCATCTCTGCTCGGAGGGTCGTGACGTTTCGTCCAGGGCAAAAGCTCAAACAGCAGGTTGAGCAATATGTAGGCGGCGAGTAG
- a CDS encoding OmpA family protein: MKKSTTGLLIGSALVVGLSGCASSASQSSGQASASSDRSWYQHPAVCGLAGSVIGGSIGYATSSSSDEESGAATGAVAGAAIGGLLCADRTPEPVAPQCPSYGEVPAGVAVDAEGCPLDSDGDGVPDYRDQCPGTPAGVEVNANGCPLDSDNDGVPDYRDQCPNTPAGVEVNALGCPDSVVLREVNFEFDSAQLTSTAQDVLNGVAERLVSNPDVRVSIEGHTDSRGSDEYNKNLSQERAQSVANYLASRGVEANRMRAVGYGEERPIASNETEEGRFQNRRVELDEWN, from the coding sequence ATGAAAAAATCAACGACTGGTTTGCTAATCGGTTCTGCACTGGTAGTTGGCCTTTCTGGCTGTGCCAGCTCGGCCTCACAGTCTTCCGGCCAAGCAAGCGCTAGTAGCGACCGCAGCTGGTACCAGCATCCTGCGGTATGTGGTCTGGCCGGCAGTGTTATCGGTGGCAGCATTGGCTACGCCACCAGCAGTAGTTCTGATGAAGAGAGCGGTGCTGCTACTGGTGCTGTTGCCGGCGCTGCTATCGGCGGTCTGCTATGTGCTGATCGTACGCCTGAGCCGGTTGCTCCTCAGTGCCCGAGCTATGGTGAAGTGCCTGCTGGTGTTGCAGTTGACGCCGAAGGTTGCCCGTTGGATTCTGACGGTGACGGCGTGCCGGACTACCGTGATCAGTGCCCAGGCACACCTGCTGGCGTTGAAGTGAATGCCAATGGTTGCCCGCTTGATTCCGATAACGACGGTGTGCCTGATTACCGTGATCAGTGCCCGAATACGCCTGCTGGCGTAGAAGTGAACGCCCTGGGTTGCCCAGATAGCGTTGTGCTACGTGAAGTTAACTTCGAATTTGACTCTGCGCAGTTGACTTCCACCGCGCAGGATGTATTGAACGGTGTTGCTGAGCGTCTGGTTAGCAATCCTGATGTTCGCGTAAGCATCGAAGGACACACTGATTCACGCGGTTCTGACGAGTACAACAAAAACTTGTCACAAGAGCGTGCTCAATCTGTTGCTAACTACTTAGCAAGCCGTGGCGTTGAAGCTAACCGTATGCGTGCCGTAGGTTACGGTGAAGAGCGTCCGATCGCTTCTAACGAGACTGAAGAAGGCCGCTTCCAGAATCGTCGCGTTGAACTGGATGAGTGGAACTAA
- the infC gene encoding translation initiation factor IF-3 produces the protein MNERIVEEEVRLIGSDGEQLGVVPTTEALERAESESLDLVQISNADPIVCKIMDYGKFVFETKKQKAAQKKKQKQIQVKEVKFRPGTDEGDYQVKLKNLTRFLEGGDKGKVTLRFRGREMAHQDIGRKLMERIAADLEEIGVVEAFPKMEGRQMIMIIAPKKK, from the coding sequence ATGAACGAGCGAATTGTCGAAGAAGAAGTACGCCTTATTGGTAGCGACGGTGAACAGTTGGGTGTCGTGCCCACCACCGAAGCGCTAGAGCGTGCTGAATCTGAAAGCTTAGATCTCGTGCAAATTTCGAATGCCGACCCCATCGTCTGTAAGATTATGGATTACGGCAAATTCGTTTTTGAGACCAAGAAGCAGAAAGCGGCTCAAAAGAAGAAGCAGAAGCAAATCCAGGTTAAGGAAGTTAAATTCCGTCCTGGCACCGATGAAGGCGATTATCAGGTCAAGCTTAAAAACCTGACGCGCTTTTTGGAAGGTGGTGACAAGGGCAAGGTCACACTGCGCTTCCGTGGTCGTGAAATGGCGCACCAGGATATCGGCCGTAAGCTGATGGAAAGGATCGCGGCAGACCTGGAAGAGATCGGAGTGGTAGAGGCTTTTCCGAAAATGGAAGGCCGCCAAATGATCATGATTATTGCCCCGAAAAAGAAGTGA
- the pheS gene encoding phenylalanine--tRNA ligase subunit alpha, translated as MDHLPTLVSEARDAIQAAQSVAALDELRVRYLGKKGEVTALLKGLGKLSAEERPAAGERINQAKQTLADEIDAKREQLESAALNARLAAESIDVTLPGRGQASGGLHPVTRTLERIEGLFTRIGYDVAVGPEIEDDYHNFEALNIPAHHPARGMADTFYFDATRLLRTHTSPVQVRTMKSSEPPIRIVCPGRVYRSDSDLTHTPMFHQVEGLLVDEGVSFADLKGTIEDFLQAFFERDDLSVRFRPSYFPFTEPSAEVDIQCVMCSGAGCRVCSHSGWLEVMGCGMVHPEVFRHSGIDTERYTGFAFGMGAERLAMLRYGVNDLRLFFENDLRFLRQFA; from the coding sequence ATGGATCACCTTCCTACTCTGGTATCTGAGGCTCGCGACGCCATACAGGCTGCGCAGAGTGTCGCCGCACTAGACGAGTTACGAGTACGCTACTTAGGTAAGAAAGGTGAGGTAACTGCCTTGCTGAAAGGCCTGGGGAAGCTGTCAGCCGAAGAGCGCCCTGCAGCGGGTGAGCGTATTAACCAGGCCAAGCAAACACTGGCCGATGAAATTGATGCTAAGCGCGAGCAGCTTGAGAGTGCTGCGCTTAATGCCCGTTTAGCCGCTGAAAGTATCGATGTCACATTGCCAGGGCGTGGCCAGGCCAGCGGTGGGTTGCATCCCGTCACGCGTACGCTTGAGCGCATAGAGGGTCTTTTCACACGTATTGGTTATGACGTGGCGGTAGGGCCTGAAATTGAAGATGATTATCACAACTTCGAAGCCCTCAACATTCCCGCGCACCACCCCGCTCGTGGTATGGCTGATACTTTCTATTTTGATGCCACCCGCCTGCTGCGTACTCATACCTCACCGGTGCAAGTGCGCACTATGAAAAGCAGCGAACCACCCATCCGTATCGTTTGCCCAGGGCGCGTCTATCGCAGTGACTCAGATTTAACCCACACACCCATGTTCCATCAAGTGGAGGGTCTGTTGGTCGATGAGGGGGTTAGCTTTGCTGACCTTAAGGGGACGATCGAAGACTTTCTGCAGGCATTTTTCGAGCGCGACGATCTTTCTGTGCGTTTCCGTCCATCCTATTTTCCATTCACTGAACCTTCCGCCGAAGTGGATATTCAGTGCGTGATGTGTAGTGGCGCAGGTTGTCGAGTATGCTCCCATAGCGGTTGGCTGGAAGTGATGGGGTGCGGCATGGTGCACCCAGAGGTCTTCCGTCATTCGGGTATTGATACCGAGCGCTATACCGGTTTTGCCTTCGGAATGGGGGCTGAGCGTTTGGCCATGCTGCGCTACGGCGTGAATGATTTGCGCCTGTTCTTTGAAAACGATCTGCGCTTTTTACGTCAATTCGCTTAA
- the rpmI gene encoding 50S ribosomal protein L35: protein MPKIKSNSGAAKRFKKTANGFKHKQSFRSHILTKKSTKRKRQLRGMKQIHASDKALIQRMLPNL from the coding sequence ATGCCGAAAATCAAAAGCAACAGCGGCGCTGCCAAGCGCTTCAAGAAGACTGCTAATGGCTTCAAGCACAAGCAGTCTTTCCGTAGCCACATCTTGACCAAGAAGTCGACCAAGCGTAAGCGTCAACTGCGTGGAATGAAACAGATCCATGCGTCCGACAAAGCGCTTATCCAGCGTATGCTGCCGAATCTGTAA
- a CDS encoding DUF2788 domain-containing protein, producing the protein MQQTFETWITPLMIGGLIIFMCFIIWDLAKKSNAGKFGTIMLFVVLGAGMLGYVIKVVITWLIESGGI; encoded by the coding sequence ATGCAGCAAACCTTTGAGACCTGGATTACCCCGTTAATGATTGGCGGTCTAATCATATTTATGTGCTTTATTATCTGGGATCTGGCCAAAAAATCGAATGCAGGCAAATTTGGCACCATCATGCTATTTGTCGTGCTGGGTGCAGGCATGCTGGGCTACGTCATTAAGGTAGTCATCACTTGGCTAATTGAAAGCGGCGGTATTTAA
- a CDS encoding flavodoxin → MPKLNILVGTMYGGALDVAEQVKPLFEQAGYAVEIVEQPSVDDIASGDADLALFCVSTTGSGDFPGSFVPFVRQLRDQSPTLTKLRYGLIALGDSSYGDTFCGAGRALDELLADHGATRLGERLEVDAMETFMADDAAVPWVEEWIVAQQLEVA, encoded by the coding sequence ATGCCGAAGCTGAATATTTTGGTGGGCACCATGTATGGCGGTGCCCTTGATGTGGCAGAGCAAGTGAAGCCCCTATTTGAACAGGCCGGTTACGCTGTGGAAATTGTTGAACAGCCATCTGTCGATGATATTGCCAGCGGTGACGCTGATTTGGCGCTGTTTTGTGTATCGACCACGGGTAGTGGTGATTTTCCCGGCAGTTTTGTGCCCTTCGTGCGTCAGTTGCGTGATCAGAGTCCCACGCTTACCAAGCTTCGCTACGGACTTATTGCACTCGGTGATAGCTCGTATGGAGATACTTTTTGCGGCGCTGGTCGTGCGCTTGACGAGCTGCTGGCGGATCATGGCGCGACGCGATTAGGGGAGCGATTAGAAGTCGACGCCATGGAGACGTTTATGGCCGATGATGCTGCTGTGCCCTGGGTGGAAGAGTGGATCGTTGCCCAGCAATTAGAGGTGGCTTAA
- the pheT gene encoding phenylalanine--tRNA ligase subunit beta, with product MKFSEQWLREWVSPQLETQAMADQITMAGLEVDAVEAVAAAFSGVVVAEVLSKEKHPDADKLNVCTVNDGSAEPVQVVCGAPNVDVGQKIPFAQVGGVLPGDFKIKKAKLRGVESRGMICSASELGLEEETSPGILVLSSSAPVGIDFREFMHLNDMTIEVDLTPNRGDCLSIKGLAREVGVLNRLSVNGPAIAPVAAEVEDSFPVSIEAPEQCPRYIGRIIKGVNVQAETPLWMVERLRRSGVRSIDPVVDITNYVMLELGQPMHAFDRDNLQEGIVVRMAKPGEKLTLLDGNEVALRPETLIIADHSGPLAMAGVMGGENSGVNENTQTIFLESAFFTPLAIAGQARSYGLHTDASHRFERGVDPLLTPVAVERATQLLIEICGGQAGPVVEAQSAEHMPAERAILLRSARLEKALSKTLGSEDVTDILQRLGLDVSVQEAGWAVTAPSWRFDLAIEEDLIEEVARIHGYNNLPVRRPAARLALRSADEATLTHARLRRQMVARGFQEAITYSFVAPELQATMLPDAVSPALANPISADLSVMRASLFPGLVRAMEYNLNRQQTRVRLFETGLVFNGELDALSQVPMLGALVCGPREAEGWSDAKGRVDFYDLKGDLESVLALGGDADAWRFEPAEHPALHPGQSAQLLHRGEPAGWIGTLHPQVRATLGLKMDAVLFEVRLDALSQGRIPAFEPLSRFPEVRRDLAFILKETTPVQALLDCAKQQAGEYLQDIKLFDVYAGKGVAEGHKSIALGLTWQHPSRTLNDEEINQLVDSIVTQVRVKLDAELRG from the coding sequence ATGAAATTTTCAGAACAGTGGCTGCGTGAGTGGGTATCGCCGCAGCTTGAAACGCAGGCAATGGCCGACCAAATCACCATGGCGGGCTTGGAAGTCGACGCTGTTGAAGCGGTAGCCGCCGCATTCAGCGGTGTAGTGGTGGCTGAGGTGCTGAGTAAAGAGAAGCACCCTGACGCGGACAAGCTCAATGTATGCACCGTGAATGATGGTAGTGCTGAGCCTGTGCAGGTTGTGTGCGGAGCGCCCAATGTTGATGTTGGTCAGAAAATTCCCTTTGCCCAGGTAGGCGGCGTGCTACCGGGCGACTTTAAAATCAAAAAAGCCAAGCTACGCGGCGTTGAGTCGCGCGGCATGATCTGTTCAGCGTCGGAGCTGGGGCTTGAAGAAGAGACCTCGCCCGGCATTCTGGTGCTGTCGTCATCCGCACCAGTGGGAATCGACTTCAGAGAGTTCATGCATTTAAATGATATGACGATTGAGGTCGACCTGACGCCTAACCGAGGGGACTGCCTGAGTATTAAGGGACTGGCACGAGAAGTCGGTGTGCTTAACCGGTTGTCGGTTAATGGGCCAGCAATAGCGCCGGTGGCTGCTGAGGTTGAGGATAGCTTCCCGGTGAGCATTGAAGCACCCGAGCAGTGCCCGCGCTATATCGGCCGCATTATCAAGGGCGTCAATGTTCAGGCTGAAACACCGCTGTGGATGGTAGAACGTCTTCGCCGCAGTGGCGTGCGCTCGATTGACCCGGTGGTGGATATTACCAATTACGTGATGCTGGAATTGGGCCAGCCAATGCACGCCTTTGATCGTGACAACCTGCAAGAAGGCATAGTGGTTCGCATGGCCAAGCCAGGCGAGAAGCTAACGCTGCTTGATGGTAATGAAGTGGCGCTGCGTCCTGAAACGCTGATCATTGCCGATCATTCCGGCCCGCTAGCCATGGCAGGGGTGATGGGCGGTGAAAACTCCGGTGTTAATGAAAATACCCAGACTATTTTCCTTGAATCAGCGTTCTTCACACCGCTGGCCATTGCTGGTCAAGCCCGCTCCTACGGACTGCACACCGATGCATCGCACCGTTTTGAACGCGGCGTCGATCCACTGCTGACGCCCGTTGCCGTCGAGCGGGCCACACAGCTTTTGATTGAGATTTGCGGCGGCCAAGCCGGGCCTGTCGTTGAGGCACAAAGTGCTGAACATATGCCTGCAGAGCGCGCGATTCTGTTGCGCAGTGCGCGTTTGGAAAAGGCGCTTTCCAAGACTCTCGGCAGTGAAGATGTGACCGATATCTTGCAGCGCCTAGGGCTTGATGTGAGCGTACAGGAGGCCGGTTGGGCAGTCACCGCGCCAAGTTGGCGTTTTGATCTGGCCATCGAAGAAGATCTCATCGAAGAAGTGGCGCGTATCCATGGCTACAATAATTTGCCGGTTCGCCGCCCGGCGGCACGCTTGGCGCTTCGTTCGGCAGACGAGGCAACGCTTACCCATGCGCGGCTACGCCGCCAGATGGTTGCCCGCGGTTTCCAGGAAGCGATTACCTACAGCTTTGTGGCTCCCGAGCTGCAAGCGACCATGCTGCCTGACGCCGTAAGCCCGGCGCTAGCTAACCCTATCTCGGCTGATCTGTCGGTGATGCGTGCTAGTTTGTTTCCCGGCTTGGTGCGCGCCATGGAGTATAACCTCAACCGTCAGCAAACCCGGGTGCGGCTGTTTGAAACTGGGCTCGTGTTTAACGGAGAGTTGGATGCGTTGTCACAAGTGCCGATGCTCGGTGCCCTGGTATGTGGCCCACGTGAAGCCGAGGGCTGGAGTGATGCTAAAGGCCGCGTAGACTTTTACGACCTAAAGGGCGATTTGGAGAGTGTCCTGGCCTTGGGCGGTGACGCTGACGCATGGCGCTTTGAGCCTGCAGAACATCCTGCGCTTCATCCTGGTCAAAGTGCGCAGCTGCTGCATCGTGGAGAGCCCGCAGGTTGGATCGGCACCCTGCACCCTCAAGTGCGCGCAACGCTTGGCTTGAAGATGGATGCGGTGCTGTTTGAGGTACGACTTGATGCGCTTAGCCAAGGCCGGATTCCTGCCTTTGAACCGCTATCGCGCTTTCCTGAGGTGCGGCGTGATTTGGCGTTTATACTCAAGGAGACGACTCCTGTGCAGGCACTGCTGGATTGTGCCAAGCAACAGGCAGGGGAGTATCTGCAAGATATCAAGTTATTCGATGTTTATGCAGGTAAAGGTGTGGCCGAAGGGCACAAGAGTATTGCATTGGGCTTGACCTGGCAGCATCCATCGCGCACGCTAAACGACGAGGAAATCAACCAGTTGGTCGATTCAATTGTGACACAAGTGCGTGTCAAGCTGGATGCGGAGCTGCGCGGCTAA